Proteins from one Rhodothermales bacterium genomic window:
- a CDS encoding LegC family aminotransferase, with product MIPLSVPHIGGNEWQYVKDCLDTGWISSAGSYVARFEDAIAEYTGARYGVACMNGTSALHLCLRILGVKRDDYVILPNITFVASANAVSYTGASPILIDADPRTWQMDVDLLEEFLHDRTHQATDGTCILTSDGHAIRAIMPVHVLGNMVDMDRLVQVAERYGLTIVEDATEALGSRLRRTHAGTFGQFGCFSFNGNKIISTGGGGMIVTDDEALASRAKHLSTQAKVSVDDYIHDETGYNYRLVNVLAAIGVAQMEQFPEFLERKKAMDSFYRTSLAGVGDIKFQTVAPDVDANSWLFTFATDHMRPLLQFLNERGVQSRPFWMPMNQLPMYKNAVYVSQSDHSADIYKQCVSIPSSVGLTDKDMALVSETIRDFYKNISEST from the coding sequence ATGATTCCACTGTCCGTACCACATATCGGCGGCAATGAATGGCAATACGTGAAGGACTGTCTGGATACCGGCTGGATATCGTCCGCTGGGTCTTATGTCGCGCGGTTCGAGGACGCAATTGCGGAATACACGGGGGCCAGGTATGGAGTGGCCTGCATGAATGGAACATCTGCCCTTCATTTGTGCCTGAGAATCCTGGGGGTGAAACGAGATGACTACGTCATTCTGCCGAACATTACGTTCGTGGCGAGTGCAAATGCGGTCAGTTATACCGGGGCAAGTCCGATCCTGATCGATGCCGATCCTCGGACATGGCAAATGGATGTAGACCTGCTGGAGGAGTTCCTTCACGATCGGACTCACCAGGCAACCGACGGCACGTGCATCCTCACGTCTGACGGCCATGCCATACGGGCGATAATGCCTGTGCACGTCCTGGGCAACATGGTCGATATGGACCGGCTCGTGCAGGTCGCGGAACGCTACGGGCTCACAATCGTGGAGGACGCCACAGAGGCCCTCGGATCCCGCCTTCGGCGCACGCATGCGGGAACGTTTGGTCAGTTTGGTTGCTTCAGCTTCAACGGTAACAAGATCATTAGCACCGGCGGCGGCGGCATGATCGTAACCGACGATGAGGCGCTCGCCAGTCGCGCGAAACACCTTAGCACGCAGGCCAAAGTGAGTGTTGACGACTACATTCACGACGAGACGGGCTATAACTATCGACTCGTAAATGTGCTGGCCGCCATCGGCGTTGCGCAGATGGAACAGTTTCCGGAGTTCCTTGAGCGCAAGAAGGCAATGGATAGTTTCTACCGGACTAGTCTGGCTGGCGTCGGAGACATCAAGTTCCAAACCGTGGCACCTGATGTAGATGCAAATTCCTGGTTATTCACGTTTGCCACCGACCACATGAGACCGCTCCTCCAATTCCTGAACGAGCGGGGAGTCCAGTCAAGGCCGTTCTGGATGCCAATGAACCAGTTGCCGATGTACAAGAATGCAGTCTACGTGAGTCAGTCGGATCATTCCGCCGACATCTACAAGCAGTGCGTCAGTATCCCCAGCTCTGTTGGACTGACAGACAAAGACATGGCGCTGGTGTCCGAGACAATCCGAGACTTCTACAAGAACATCTCAGAATCAACCTGA